One window from the genome of Hoplias malabaricus isolate fHopMal1 chromosome 18, fHopMal1.hap1, whole genome shotgun sequence encodes:
- the LOC136675062 gene encoding protocadherin alpha-3-like, with product MDSSGHFYRFRVWTLFFACFCARSRAQLVYSVPEEVEKGTVVGNIAKDLKISAHELESRGFQIVSGSNKKYLDVNARTGALLVSERLDREGLCGRAPKCVLNVEALAQNPHALYRIEVNVLDVNDNAPRFLDSSVTLNITEDASPGERFHLPVAEDSDTGGNSVKDYRLSPNEYLSIDVQSGEPTASVELVLQKALDRERQSVIKVVLTALDGGKPQKTGTLHINVNVIDVNDNKPVFNKPLYKVQIRENMAVGAKVLTLTATDLDEGTNSEVEYSFFGRANAKTDGLFTLIPETGDILIKGAVDYEVTPAVELRVQATDKGSPPRSTQCKVLVEVLDENDNAPEIVTTPLMESMKEDTKPGTAVALVTVSDRDGGRNGVVHVSVKGSFPFKLEPSYKNHFSLVVDGPLDRERVSQYNIPLQAVDEGAPPLSNSSVITVRVSDVNDNAPRFPAAIIEASIRENNQAGALVTKVQADDPDVGVNAELSYSLLENGNGDVPLSAMFHINPVSGDIVAMQSFNYETIKRLRFQVQATDSGSPPLSSNVSVSVFVLDENDNSPVLLAPYSEAGSVSTESVPYSAEAGYFVAKVRAVDADCGYNALLSYHLTEAKGTNLFRIGSSSGEIRTKRRMSDNDLKSHALVVTVSDHGEPSLSATASVEVVVVESVERVQPSLRQVPLKEEAFSDLNLYLLIAIVSVSGLFLLSLAALAAARCCGSGGALGSCGAPVVTAHPDGSWSYSKATQQYDVCFSSDTLKSDVVVFPSPFPPPADAELISINGGDTFTRGHTLTSAGKVRLI from the coding sequence ATGGATTCCTCTGGACATTTCTACCGTTTCCGCGTCTGGACGCTTTTCTTTGCGTGTTTCTGCGCGAGGTCACGCGCTCAGCTCGTGTACTCGGTCCCGGAGGAGGTGGAGAAAGGAACCGTGGTGGGAAACATCGCCAAAGACCTGAAGATCAGCGCGCACGAGCTGGAGTCTCGCGGGTTTCAGATCGTGTCCGGTTCTAATAAGAAGTACCTGGACGTGAACGCGAGGACCGGGGCTCTGCTCGTGAGCGAGCGCCTCGACCGCGAGGGGTTGTGCGGGCGCGCTCCGAAGTGCGTGTTGAACGTGGAGGCCCTCGCGCAGAACCCGCACGCCCTGTATCGCATTGAGGTGAACGTGCTGGACGTGAACGACAACGCGCCGCGGTTTCTGGACAGTTCCGTCACTCTGAACATCACCGAGGACGCGAGTCCCGGGGAGAGGTTCCACCTTCCGGTGGCGGAGGACTCTGATACCGGGGGTAATTCAGTGAAGGACTACAGACTCAGTCCTAATGAATACTTGTCTATTGATGTGCAGAGTGGAGAACCCACTGCTTCCGTAGAGCTGGTTCTTCAGAAGGCtttagacagagaaagacagtcTGTTATTAAAGTAGTTCTGACTGCTCTTGACGGAGGGAAGCCTCAGAAGACAGGGACACTACATATTAATGTCAACGTCATAGACGTCAATGATAATAAACCTGTTTTCAACAAGCCTCTGTACAAAGTCCAGATCAGAGAAAATATGGCAGTGGGGGCTAAGGTCCTGACTCTAACTGCCACAGATTTAGATGAAGGCACCAACAGTGAAGTTGAGTACTCTTTTTTCGGACGAGCCAATGCCAAAACTGATGGTTTATTTACTCTCATTCCTGAAACTGGAGACATACTCATCAAAGGTGCGGTGGACTATGAAGTAACACCTGCCGTGGAGCTGAGAGTTCAAGCAACGGACAAAGGCAGCCCTCCTCGGAGCACCCAATGCAAAGTTTTAGTGGAGGTTTTAGATGAAAATGACAACGCCCCGGAGATCGTAACGACCCCCCTGATGGAGAGCATGAAGGAGGACACCAAACCCGGCACCGCTGTGGCTTTAGTGACCGTCTCTGACCGAGACGGAGGCAGGAACGGCGTGGTCCACGTCTCAGTGAAGGGCTCCTTCCCGTTCAAACTGGAGCCGTCCTATAAAAACCACTTCTCCCTGGTGGTGGACGGGCctttagacagagagagggtcTCTCAGTATAACATCCCACTGCAGGCTGTAGATGAAGGAGCTCCTCCTCTCTCCAACAGCTCTGTGATAACTGTGCGTGTCTCTGATGTTAATGATAACGCTCCTCGGTTCCCAGCAGCCATCATTGAGGCTTCTATTCGAGAGAATAACCAGGCGGGGGCTCTGGTGACCAAAGTGCAGGCGGATGATCCAGATGTCGGTGTGAACGCTGAACTCTCGTACTCGCTTTTAGAGAACGGCAACGGCGACGTTCCCTTATCGGCGATGTTCCACATCAATCCAGTCAGCGGTGACATAGTGGCCATGCAGTCCTTCAACTACGAGACCATCAAGCGCCTCCGGTTCCAGGTGCAGGCCACGGACAGCGGCTCTCCTCCTCTGAGCAGCAACGTGAGCGTGAGCGTGTTCGTCCTGGACGAGAACGACAACAGTCCCGTTCTTCTAGCTCCTTACTCTGAAGCCGGCTCAGTGAGCACCGAGAGCGTCCCCTACTCTGCTGAGGCGGGCTACTTTGTGGCTAAAGTGCGAGCGGTGGACGCGGACTGTGGCTACAACGCGCTGCTGTCTTATCACCTCACTGAAGCTAAGGGCACTAACCTGTTCCGCATCGGGAGCAGCTCTGGAGAGATCAGGACTAAGAGACGCATGAGCGACAACGACTTGAAGAGCCACGCGCTCGTGGTGACGGTGAGCGACCACGGAGAGCCCTCCCTCTCGGCCACGGCCAgcgtggaggtggtggtggtggagagcGTGGAGCGCGTGCAGCCTTCCCTAAGACAGGTGCCGCTGAAGGAGGAGGCTTTCTCTGATCTGAACCTGTATCTGCTCATCGCTATCGTCTCGGTGTCGGGGCTCTTCCTGCTGAGCCTCGCGGCTTTAGCGGCGGCCAGATGCTGCGGCTCCGGGGGCGCTTTGGGCTCCTGCGGCGCTCCGGTGGTCACCGCGCACCCTGACGGGAGCTGGTCTTACTCCAAAGCCACTCAGCAGTACGACGTGTGCTTCAGCTCGGACACGCTGAAGAGTGACGTGGTGGTCTTCCCCTCGCCGTTCCCTCCGCCTGCAGACGCAGAGCTCATCAGCATCAACGGAGGAGACACCTTCACACGGGGACACACCCTCACCAGCGCCGGGAAGGTAAGGCTGATCTAA
- the LOC136675064 gene encoding protocadherin alpha-2-like yields MGLPPTGGGFWITVVVFCGVWSCSHAQISYSVSEELKKDSVVGNIAKDLNIDVQELQSRRFQVVAGSNKRYLDVNVKTGALFVVERLDREELCEGKQKCALHIEVMAQNPVKLYRVEVNVVDINDNAPVFPLQTLVKNITENVVPGDRFSLPGAKDLDVGINSVKSYVLSPNEHFTLDVQSYGEQSISAELVLHKALDRERESVIRLTLTAIDGGKPARSGTMAVIVNVLDINDNNPVFSKPLYKVKVKENVPSGTKLLTLTATDSDEGLNGDVVYSLVDQEGNSASSLFVIDSITGDITVKGKIDYEENPAIELRVQAQDRSLSPRHSHCKVLVEVEDVNDNAPEISVTLLMSSVSEDIKPGADVALITVSDKDDAKNGKVSFRISGHSPFQLQPSYKNSYSLVVSEKLDREQLSQHHVMVVANDEGSPSLSSTGVITVHVSDVNDNPPLFPAAVINIDVKENSPAGERLTTLTATDLDTGENAHVSYSLLDLEGSSTPVSTLMNINSLTGEVYTLQSFNYETIKRLRFQVQATDSGSPPLSSNVSVSVFVLDENDNSPVLLAPYSEAGSVSTESVPYSAEAGYFVAKVRAVDADCGYNALLSYHLTEAKGTNLFRIGSSSGEIRTKRRMSDNDLKSHALVVMVSDHGEPSLSATASVEVVVVESVERVQPSLRQVPLKEEAFSDLNLYLLIAIVSVSGLFLLSLAALAAARCCGSGGALGSCGAPVVTAHPDGSWSYSKATQQYDVCFSSDTLKSDVVVFPSPFPPPADAELISINGGDTFTRGHTLTSAGKVRQLARIH; encoded by the coding sequence ATGGGTCTGCCGCCGACTGGAGGAGGTTTCTGGATCACGGTGGTGGTTTTCTGCGGGGTTTGGAGCTGTTCTCACGCGCAGATTTCGTACTCGGTCTCGGAGGAGTTGAAGAAGGACTCCGTGGTGGGGAACATCGCGAAGGATCTGAACATTGACGTTCAGGAGCTGCAGTCGAGGAGGTTTCAGGTGGTGGCTGGGTCTAATAAGCGATATTTGGACGTGAACGTGAAGACCGGAGCTCTGTTTGTTGTGGAGAGGCTGGacagggaggagctgtgtgagggTAAGCAGAAATGCGCGCTCCATATCGAGGTGATGGCTCAGAATCCCGTTAAACTCTACCGCGTTGAGGTGAACGTCGTCGACATTAACGACAACGCTCCAGTTTTCCCACTGCAGACTTTGGTGAAGAATATTACTGAAAATGTAGTGCCTGGGGATCGCTTTTCTTTGCCTGGAGCTAAAGATCTGGATGTTGGAATCAACTCAGTGAAGAGCTACGTGCTGAGCCCCAATGAACACTTCACCCTGGATGTTCAGAGCTACGGAGAGCAGAGTATTTCCGCGGAGTTGGTGCTCCACAAGGctttagacagagagagggagtcaGTGATCAGACTCACACTGACGGCCATCGACGGAGGGAAGCCTGCCAGGTCTGGGACGATGGCTGTAATCGTGAATGTGCTTGACATCAACGATAACAACCCAGTGTTTAGCAAACCTCTGTATAAagttaaggtgaaagagaacgTTCCTTCTGggaccaaactcctcactttGACCGCCACTGACTCCGACGAGGGGCTAAATGGAGACGTCGTGTACTCGCTGGTGGATCAAGAAGGGAACTCAGCTTCCAGTTTGTTCGTAATAGACAGCATCACTGGAGATATCACAGTGAAAGGGAAGATTGATTATGAGGAAAACCCTGCGATTGAGCTGAGGGTACAGGCTCAGGACAGAAGTCTATCTCCGAGACACTCTCACTGTAAAGTGTTAGTCGAAGTGGAGGATGTGAACGATAACGCCCCAGAGATTTCGGTCACTCTCTTAATGAGCTCCGTGAGCGAGGACATCAAACCAGGAGCGGACGTAGCGCTGATCACCGTGTCCGATAAAGACGACGCCAAAAACGGGAAAGTCTCCTTTAGGATCTCCGGACACAGTCCGTTCCAACTTCAGCCGTCTTATAAAAACTCCTACTCTCTCGTGGTCAGTGAAAAACTGGACAGAGAACAGCTCTCTCAGCATCACGTCATGGTCGTCGCCAACGACGAGGGCTCTCCCAGTCTCAGCAGCACCGGGGTTATAACGGTCCACGTTTCTGACGTCAACGACAACCCTCCTCTGTTCCCAGCCGCGGTGATAAACATCGACGTGAAAGAGAACAGTCCGGCCGGAGAGAGGCTGACCACACTGACCGCCACTGACCTCGATACGGGCGAAAACGCCCACGTTTCCTACTCCCTCCTCGATCTGGAGGGCAGCAGCACCCCTGTATCCACTTTAATGAACATCAACTCCCTCACGGGTGAAGTGTACACTTTACAGTCCTTCAACTACGAGACCATCAAGCGCCTCCGGTTCCAGGTGCAGGCCACGGACAGCGGCTCTCCTCCTCTGAGCAGCAACGTGAGCGTGAGCGTGTTCGTCCTGGACGAGAACGACAACAGTCCCGTTCTTCTAGCTCCTTACTCTGAAGCCGGCTCAGTGAGCACCGAGAGCGTCCCCTACTCTGCTGAGGCGGGCTACTTTGTGGCTAAAGTGCGAGCGGTGGACGCGGACTGTGGCTACAACGCGCTGCTGTCTTATCACCTCACTGAAGCTAAGGGCACTAACCTGTTCCGCATCGGGAGCAGCTCCGGAGAGATCAGGACTAAGAGACGCATGAGCGACAACGACTTGAAGAGCCACGCGCTCGTGGTGATGGTGAGCGACCACGGAGAGCCCTCCCTCTCGGCCACGGCCAgcgtggaggtggtggtggtggagagcGTGGAGCGCGTGCAGCCTTCCCTAAGACAGGTGCCGCTGAAGGAGGAGGCTTTCTCTGATCTGAACCTGTATCTGCTCATCGCTATCGTCTCGGTGTCGGGGCTCTTCCTGCTGAGCCTCGCGGCTTTAGCGGCGGCCAGATGCTGCGGCTCCGGGGGCGCTTTGGGCTCCTGCGGCGCTCCGGTGGTCACCGCGCACCCTGACGGGAGCTGGTCTTACTCCAAAGCCACTCAGCAGTACGACGTGTGCTTCAGCTCGGACACGCTGAAGAGTGACGTGGTGGTCTTCCCCTCGCCGTTCCCTCCGCCTGCAGACGCAGAGCTCATCAGCATCAACGGAGGAGACACCTTCACACGGGGACACACCCTCACCAGTGCCGGGAAGGTAAGGCAGTTGGCACGGATTCACTAA
- the LOC136674274 gene encoding protocadherin alpha-2-like isoform X3, producing MNTPPYSSALPGSQTPLSPRGVVSSFLLGPWTCYTPVFLRTFFKPGDMVSLRGTGACVWILALVLLGLGALCRGQVSYSIPEEARKGSVVGNIAKDLGLAAHELDSRRFQFVPGPNAKYFEVSAKTGMLLVGERVDREELCESKGKCVLNVEVMLHSPHKLYRVEVNVLDVNDNSPVFPRQSMVLDVFENVHVGDRFAVTTARDVDVGNNAVKTYKMNPNEYFTLDAQNAGSPELVLQKALDREREAVIKLVVTALDGGSPARSGTLQVTVNVLDVNDNSPVFSQSLYKVKVLENAASGTKILTVSALDSDEGVNSEVLYSIISEEEHPGVGLFSINPITGDISVTGSVDYEQSPAVELRIQAQDKGTPPRRSRCKVLVEVTDVNDNAPEISVTLLMSSVSEDIKPGADVALITVSDKDDGKNGKVSFRISGHSPFQLQPSYKNSYSLVVSEKLDREQLSQHHVMVVANDEGSPSLSSTGVITVHVSDVNDNPPLFPAAVINIDVKENSPAGERLTTLTATDLDTGENAHVSYSLLDLEGSSTPVSTLMNINSLTGEVYTLQSFNYETIKRLRFQVQATDSGSPPLSSNVSVSVFVLDENDNSPVLLAPYSEASSVSTESVPYSAEAGYFVAKVRAVDADCGYNALLSYHLTEAKGTNLFRIGSNSGEIRTKRRMSDNDLKSHALVVTVSDHGEPSLSATASVEVVVVESVERVQPSLRQVPLKEEAFSDLNLYLLIAIVSVSGLFLLSLAALAAARCCGSGGALGSCGAPVVTAHPDGSWSYSKATQQYDVCFSSDTLKSDVVVFPSPFPPPADAELISINGGDTFTRGHTLTSAGKMVRVKDNSLLLSELGSTVTAGASVMEPAPGMAPLRH from the coding sequence ATGAATACTCCGCCCTACAGCAGCGCACTCCCCGGCTCTCAGACTCCTCTCAGTCCGCGGGGTGTTGTTTCTTCCTTCCTCCTCGGTCCGTGGACGTGTTACACTCCTGTTTTTCTCCGGACATTCTTTAAACCCGGAGATATGGTGTCTTTACGGGGCACTGGAGCTTGTGTCTGGATTCTGGCGCTTGTTCTGCTTGGTCTGGGGGCTTTGTGTCGAGGCCAGGTCTCGTACTCGATCCCAGAGGAGGCGAGGAAGGGCAGCGTGGTGGGAAACATAGCGAAGGATCTCGGGCTCGCTGCGCACGAACTGGACTCGCGCCGGTTTCAGTTCGTGCCCGGACCCAACGCGAAGTATTTCGAGGTCAGTGCGAAGACGGGGATGCTGCTGGTGGGAGAGAGGGTGGACAGGGAGGAGCTGTGCGAGAGCAAAGGCAAATGCGTCCTGAACGTGGAGGTGATGCTGCACAGTCCGCACAAACTCTACCGCGTGGAGGTCAACGTGCTGGACGTTAACGACAACTCTCCGGTTTTTCCGCGGCAGTCGATGGTATTGGATGTTTTTGAGAACGTGCACGTGGGGGATCGCTTTGCAGTGACCACAGCGCGTGACGTAGACGTGGGAAACAACGCCGTGAAGACGTACAAAATGAACCCTAACGAGTACTTCACGCTGGACGCGCAGAACGCTGGCTCTCCGGAGCTGGTGCTCCAGAAAGCTCTggaccgagagagagaggcggTGATTAAGCTGGTGGTCACGGCTCTGGACGGTGGTTCTCCTGCGAGATCTGGGACTTTGCAGGTGACAGTGAACGTGTTGGATGTTAACGATAACAGCCCTGTGTTTAGCCAGTCGCTGTATAAAGTTAAAGTGCTGGAGAATGCAGCGTCGGGGACTAAAATCCTCACGGTCTCTGCTCTGGATTCAGATGAAGGTGTGAACAGTGAGGTTCTATACTCCATCATCAGCGAGGAGGAGCATCCAGGTGTAGGCCTGTTCTCCATCAACCCCATCACTGGAGATATCAGCGTCACAGGCAGCGTGGACTATGAGCAGAGCCCCGCCGTCGAGCTGAGAATACAAGCCCAGGATAAAGGAACGCCTCCAAGAAGATCTAGATGTAAAGTCTTGGTGGAGGTCACCGATGTGAACGATAACGCCCCAGAGATTTCGGTCACTCTCTTAATGAGCTCCGTGAGCGAGGACATCAAACCAGGAGCGGACGTAGCCCTGATCACCGTGTCCGATAAAGACGACGGCAAAAACGGGAAAGTCTCCTTTAGGATCTCCGGACACAGTCCGTTCCAACTTCAGCCGTCTTATAAAAACTCCTACTCTCTCGTGGTCAGTGAAAAACTGGACAGAGAACAGCTCTCTCAGCATCACGTCATGGTCGTCGCCAACGACGAGGGCTCTCCCAGTCTCAGCAGCACCGGGGTTATAACGGTCCACGTTTCTGACGTCAACGACAACCCTCCTCTGTTCCCAGCCGCGGTGATAAACATCGACGTGAAAGAGAACAGTCCGGCCGGAGAGAGGCTGACCACACTGACCGCCACTGACCTCGATACGGGCGAAAACGCCCACGTTTCCTACTCCCTCCTCGATCTGGAGGGCAGCAGCACCCCTGTATCCACTTTAATGAACATCAACTCCCTCACGGGTGAAGTGTACACTTTACAGTCCTTCAACTACGAGACCATCAAGCGCCTCCGGTTCCAGGTGCAGGCCACGGACAGCGGCTCTCCTCCTCTGAGCAGCAACGTGAGCGTGAGCGTGTTCGTCCTGGACGAGAACGACAACAGTCCCGTTCTTCTAGCTCCTTACTCTGAAGCCAGCTCAGTGAGCACCGAGAGCGTCCCCTACTCTGCTGAGGCGGGCTACTTTGTGGCTAAAGTGCGAGCGGTGGACGCGGACTGTGGCTACAACGCGCTGCTGTCTTATCACCTCACTGAAGCTAAGGGCACTAACCTGTTCCGCATCGGGAGCAATTCCGGAGAGATCAGGACTAAGAGACGCATGAGCGACAACGACCTGAAGAGCCACGCGCTCGTGGTGACGGTGAGCGACCACGGAGAGCCCTCCCTCTCGGCCACGGCCAgcgtggaggtggtggtggtggagagcGTGGAGCGCGTGCAGCCTTCCCTAAGACAGGTGCCGCTGAAGGAGGAGGCTTTCTCTGATCTGAACCTGTATCTGCTCATCGCTATCGTCTCGGTGTCGGGGCTCTTCCTGCTGAGCCTCGCGGCTTTAGCGGCGGCCAGATGCTGCGGCTCCGGGGGCGCTTTGGGCTCCTGCGGCGCTCCGGTGGTCACCGCGCACCCTGATGGGAGCTGGTCTTACTCCAAAGCCACTCAGCAGTACGACGTGTGCTTCAGCTCGGACACGCTGAAGAGTGACGTGGTGGTCTTCCCCTCGCCGTTCCCTCCGCCTGCAGACGCAGAGCTCATCAGCATCAACGGAGGAGACACCTTCACACGGGGACACACCCTCACCAGCGCCGGGAAG